A part of Haloarchaeobius sp. HME9146 genomic DNA contains:
- a CDS encoding SWIM zinc finger family protein: protein MTHTRSTPASQKTNLPVPSDAHLDERSRRAREEPMLVTAFGGDVYEVETEPGHRYLANVVAGRCTCPDHLFRDARCKHLRRVAIEITEGRVPPPGHVAVPCAVCSEEVFVRTASADPHLCPRHRFQRGDVARDRETGGLVLVVAVSNRRADEVRIPSQDCTVAEYATNRAYPASDPVVSAVYPAVRVTGDGPAPESLRVYSFPVSRLVRPES from the coding sequence ATGACGCACACCAGAAGCACACCCGCGTCACAGAAGACGAACCTGCCCGTGCCCAGCGACGCCCATCTCGACGAGCGGTCGCGTCGCGCACGCGAAGAACCGATGCTCGTCACCGCGTTCGGCGGCGACGTGTACGAGGTCGAGACCGAACCCGGTCATCGCTACCTCGCGAACGTCGTGGCGGGCCGCTGCACCTGTCCGGACCACCTGTTCCGCGACGCGCGCTGTAAGCACCTCCGCCGGGTCGCCATCGAGATAACCGAAGGGCGAGTCCCGCCGCCGGGCCACGTCGCGGTCCCCTGCGCGGTCTGTTCCGAGGAGGTGTTCGTCCGCACCGCCTCTGCCGACCCGCATCTCTGCCCGCGCCACCGCTTCCAGCGCGGGGACGTGGCGCGCGACCGCGAGACCGGCGGGCTCGTCCTCGTCGTGGCGGTGTCGAACCGTCGCGCGGACGAGGTTCGGATTCCCAGCCAGGACTGCACGGTCGCCGAGTACGCCACCAACCGGGCGTACCCGGCGAGCGACCCGGTCGTGAGCGCGGTGTACCCGGCGGTCCGGGTCACGGGTGACGGGCCGGCCCCTGAGTCACTCCGCGTGTACTCGTTCCCCGTCTCGCGTCTCGTGCGGCCCGAATCCTGA
- a CDS encoding plastocyanin/azurin family copper-binding protein, which translates to MTGRPLSHSACTRSPSRVSCGPNPDCRLFPIRTKIRSGACHRRGGARGEGHEYYCIPHAAAGMEGTIVVEE; encoded by the coding sequence GTGACGGGCCGGCCCCTGAGTCACTCCGCGTGTACTCGTTCCCCGTCTCGCGTCTCGTGCGGCCCGAATCCTGACTGCAGACTGTTTCCAATTCGCACGAAAATACGGTCTGGAGCATGCCACCGCCGCGGCGGAGCCCGAGGAGAAGGCCACGAGTACTACTGCATCCCGCACGCCGCGGCCGGCATGGAAGGCACGATAGTCGTCGAAGAGTAA
- the hjc gene encoding Holliday junction resolvase Hjc: MSSNRKGDRMERELVNKLDEAGFAVMRAPASGSATERELPDVLAGNGDVFYAIEAKSSSGRPIYLDGEEIEALLFFAQNFGAKARVGVRFDREDWYFFHPADLYVTDGGNYRVKKETALADGTDFEEFVGGPRKRSLTDYDE; encoded by the coding sequence ATGAGTTCGAACCGGAAGGGTGACCGCATGGAGCGCGAGCTCGTCAACAAGCTCGACGAGGCCGGGTTCGCGGTCATGCGTGCGCCGGCGAGTGGCAGCGCGACCGAGCGCGAGCTCCCCGACGTCCTCGCCGGCAACGGCGACGTGTTCTACGCGATCGAGGCGAAGTCGTCATCGGGGCGGCCCATCTACCTCGATGGAGAGGAGATCGAAGCGCTGCTCTTTTTCGCACAGAACTTCGGCGCGAAGGCGCGCGTCGGCGTGCGTTTCGACCGCGAGGACTGGTACTTCTTCCATCCGGCCGACCTGTACGTCACCGACGGGGGCAACTACCGGGTAAAGAAGGAGACGGCACTCGCTGACGGGACCGACTTCGAGGAGTTCGTCGGCGGCCCGCGAAAGCGGAGTCTGACCGACTACGACGAATAG
- a CDS encoding adenosylhomocysteinase, with product MSTYPTITEQLDDPEPAQTEGRRKMDWARQHMPILESLREDYETDQPFAGQRIGMAMHVEAKTANLVELLADGGAEVAITGCNPLSTHDDVSAALDTHENITSYAKRGVDDEEYYEAIKAVIDIDPTITVDDGMDMIAAIHEDYPELIETIVGGCEETTTGVHRLRAMDADGELKYPVFAVNDTPMKTLFDNVHGTGESSLASIAMTTNLSWAGKNVVVGGYGYCGKGVAKKAAGQNANVIVTEVEPRRALEAHMEGYDVMPMAEAAEVGDVFITTTGNRDIITGEHFESMKDGVLLSNAGHFDIEIALDELDDMAVDSYEARDGVQAYEMPDGRRLNVLAEGRLVNLATPIALGHPVEVMDQSFGIQAVCVEELVENGESYDAGVHEVPDDLDKQVAEIKLAAEGVEFDSLTEAQREYMGSWEHGT from the coding sequence ATGAGCACGTACCCGACCATCACGGAACAACTCGACGACCCGGAACCGGCCCAGACGGAGGGCCGACGCAAGATGGACTGGGCTCGCCAGCACATGCCCATCCTCGAGTCCCTCCGCGAGGACTACGAGACAGACCAGCCCTTCGCCGGCCAGCGCATCGGGATGGCGATGCACGTCGAGGCGAAGACGGCGAACCTCGTCGAACTCCTCGCCGACGGTGGTGCCGAGGTCGCCATCACCGGCTGCAACCCGCTCTCGACACACGACGACGTGAGCGCGGCACTCGACACTCACGAGAACATCACGAGCTACGCCAAGCGCGGCGTCGACGACGAGGAGTACTACGAGGCCATCAAGGCCGTCATCGACATCGACCCGACCATCACCGTCGACGACGGGATGGACATGATCGCGGCCATCCACGAGGACTACCCCGAACTCATCGAGACCATCGTCGGCGGCTGTGAGGAGACCACGACCGGTGTCCACCGCCTGCGCGCGATGGACGCCGACGGCGAGCTGAAGTACCCCGTCTTCGCGGTCAACGACACGCCGATGAAGACGCTGTTCGACAACGTCCACGGCACCGGCGAGTCCTCGCTGGCCAGCATCGCCATGACCACGAACCTCTCGTGGGCCGGCAAGAACGTTGTCGTCGGCGGCTACGGCTACTGTGGCAAGGGCGTCGCGAAGAAGGCCGCGGGCCAGAACGCAAACGTCATCGTCACCGAGGTCGAGCCCCGCCGGGCCCTCGAAGCCCACATGGAGGGCTACGACGTGATGCCCATGGCCGAGGCTGCCGAGGTCGGTGACGTGTTCATCACGACGACCGGCAACCGCGACATCATCACCGGCGAGCACTTCGAGTCGATGAAAGACGGCGTCCTGCTGAGCAACGCCGGCCACTTCGACATCGAGATCGCCCTCGACGAACTGGACGACATGGCCGTCGACAGCTACGAGGCCCGCGACGGCGTCCAGGCGTACGAGATGCCCGACGGCCGTCGCCTGAACGTCCTCGCCGAAGGCCGCCTCGTCAACCTCGCGACGCCCATCGCGCTCGGGCACCCGGTCGAGGTCATGGACCAGTCCTTCGGTATCCAGGCGGTCTGTGTCGAGGAACTCGTCGAGAACGGCGAGTCCTACGACGCCGGCGTCCACGAGGTCCCGGACGACCTCGACAAGCAGGTCGCCGAGATCAAGCTCGCGGCCGAGGGCGTCGAGTTCGACTCGCTCACCGAGGCCCAGCGCGAGTACATGGGCTCCTGGGAGCACGGAACGTAG
- a CDS encoding PAS domain S-box protein, translating into MQFSDEQRRLLGVGSILSICVAILAIQIRSVLTDSWAGEPLLSASLEVAFPALLTLVVAGAAIWFLFAEWPANRVIHIARWTFVAVVVAVALESWVLGVHVFLQDQTASYVTVTNTVLLGLVAGGGVGVYSARQREGQRELTQSEQRYRSLTEDVLDSSDVGLFILDSDLDVVWVNEATERYFDLERESVIGRDARTLVDEHLKHQFERPERFAEQVTAAYDDNTGEEQFECHVVGDGDEGRWLEHSSHPIESGLYRGGRIEHYTDITERKRTNDRLEAREQTLRRLHDVLLDRSTPLEDRIDELLDLGLEMLDVEHAVFAQVSDGEVFVQSVRTEIPVDVQEGYAISIDGTYAKRVVESNELRYATHVSKEWPEFTESRSYQEYGLEYYVGVPVRVEDDLDGVLAFGDPEPREETAEWELALLDIMANSLAHELEHRRNERRREQELQETREQFESLVEDVEDYAIFRLSPDGHVESWNRGAEDIKGYSEAEIIGEHVRSFHTEEDREADRPGTLLRRAAEKGRAIDEGWRVRKDGSRFWANVVITALEDDDGELRGFLKVTRDITERREREQQIEHERERLEFMNRIIRHNLLNGMNVVDARARLLEGHVDEEMATHLGTIQTRIADMIDLIETMRAFMRAIVEGKEHDPEPMALDTVLDAEMEKAADAYDHARFEWESFPSVEVLADDLLPEVFENLLTNAVQHNDKETPAVEVRTEVTPETVAVEVRDNGPGIDEELRDAVFEKGRKGFDSPGTGFGLYLVREIIDSYGGRVEAENGPDGGAVFTVYMPRVD; encoded by the coding sequence ATGCAGTTCTCGGACGAGCAGCGGCGACTGCTCGGGGTCGGTAGCATCCTGAGCATCTGTGTGGCAATCCTGGCGATCCAGATTCGAAGCGTCCTGACGGACTCCTGGGCCGGTGAGCCACTGCTCTCGGCATCGCTGGAGGTCGCGTTCCCGGCCCTGTTGACGCTCGTCGTCGCCGGGGCCGCCATCTGGTTCCTGTTCGCGGAGTGGCCGGCTAACCGGGTCATCCACATCGCCCGCTGGACCTTCGTCGCCGTCGTGGTCGCGGTCGCGCTCGAATCGTGGGTTCTCGGCGTCCACGTGTTCCTGCAGGACCAGACCGCCTCGTACGTCACCGTCACGAACACCGTCCTGCTCGGGCTGGTGGCCGGCGGTGGTGTCGGGGTCTACAGCGCGAGACAGCGCGAGGGCCAGCGCGAACTGACCCAGAGCGAGCAGCGGTACCGGTCGTTGACCGAGGACGTCCTCGACAGTTCCGACGTGGGGTTGTTCATCCTCGACTCCGACCTCGACGTGGTCTGGGTCAACGAGGCGACCGAGCGGTACTTCGACCTCGAGCGGGAGTCGGTCATCGGCCGCGATGCCCGGACGCTCGTCGACGAGCACCTCAAGCACCAGTTCGAGCGGCCCGAGCGCTTCGCCGAGCAGGTCACCGCCGCGTACGACGACAACACCGGCGAGGAGCAGTTCGAGTGCCACGTCGTCGGCGACGGCGACGAGGGACGATGGCTGGAACACTCCAGCCACCCCATCGAGTCCGGCCTGTACCGCGGTGGTCGCATCGAACACTACACCGATATCACCGAGCGCAAGCGGACGAACGACCGGCTCGAAGCCCGCGAACAGACGCTTCGGCGGCTGCACGATGTGCTGCTCGACCGGTCGACTCCCCTCGAGGACCGCATCGACGAACTCCTCGACCTCGGGCTGGAGATGCTCGACGTGGAGCACGCGGTGTTCGCACAGGTGTCCGACGGCGAGGTGTTCGTCCAGTCGGTGCGAACCGAGATACCCGTCGACGTCCAGGAGGGGTACGCCATCTCCATCGACGGGACCTACGCGAAACGCGTGGTGGAGAGCAACGAACTCCGGTACGCGACCCACGTCTCCAAGGAGTGGCCCGAGTTCACCGAGTCGCGGTCCTACCAGGAGTACGGGCTGGAGTACTACGTCGGCGTCCCGGTCAGGGTCGAAGACGATCTGGACGGTGTCCTCGCGTTCGGGGACCCCGAGCCCCGCGAAGAGACGGCCGAGTGGGAACTCGCGCTCCTGGACATCATGGCGAACTCGCTGGCGCACGAACTGGAACATCGCCGCAACGAACGTCGGCGTGAGCAGGAACTCCAGGAGACTCGCGAGCAGTTCGAGTCGCTGGTCGAGGACGTCGAGGACTACGCCATCTTCCGGCTCAGCCCCGACGGCCACGTCGAGAGCTGGAACCGCGGGGCCGAGGACATCAAGGGGTACAGCGAAGCGGAGATCATCGGCGAACACGTCCGGTCGTTCCACACCGAGGAGGACCGCGAGGCTGACCGTCCGGGGACCCTCCTCCGGCGGGCGGCCGAGAAGGGCCGTGCCATCGACGAGGGCTGGCGCGTCCGCAAGGACGGCTCGCGCTTCTGGGCGAACGTCGTCATCACGGCCCTCGAGGACGACGACGGCGAGCTTCGCGGGTTCCTGAAGGTCACCCGAGACATCACCGAGCGCCGCGAGCGCGAACAGCAGATCGAACACGAGCGCGAGCGCCTGGAGTTCATGAACCGCATCATCCGCCACAACCTGCTCAACGGGATGAACGTGGTCGATGCGCGGGCGAGACTCCTCGAAGGGCACGTCGACGAGGAGATGGCGACCCACCTCGGGACGATCCAGACCCGTATCGCGGACATGATCGACCTCATCGAGACGATGCGGGCGTTCATGCGGGCCATCGTCGAAGGCAAGGAGCACGACCCCGAGCCGATGGCACTGGATACGGTCCTCGACGCCGAGATGGAGAAGGCGGCCGACGCGTACGACCACGCCCGGTTCGAGTGGGAATCGTTCCCCTCGGTCGAGGTGCTGGCCGACGACCTCCTCCCGGAGGTGTTCGAGAACCTGCTGACGAACGCGGTCCAGCACAACGATAAGGAGACGCCCGCCGTCGAGGTCCGGACCGAGGTGACCCCGGAGACGGTCGCAGTCGAGGTCCGTGACAACGGCCCCGGTATCGACGAGGAGCTCAGGGATGCCGTCTTCGAGAAGGGCCGCAAAGGGTTCGACAGCCCGGGAACCGGCTTCGGCCTGTATCTCGTGCGTGAGATAATCGACTCCTACGGTGGCCGGGTCGAGGCGGAGAACGGCCCCGACGGCGGGGCGGTGTTCACCGTCTACATGCCGCGGGTGGACTGA
- a CDS encoding amidohydrolase, whose product MERVISGGRVLLPDLTIRETDVLVDTERGEIVELGDDLAGDDELDASGGLVMPGLVNAHTHVAMTLLRGYADDKKLDAWLQEDIWPAEAALTPEDVRVGTELGMLEMIKTGTTAFADMYFQVPEIVDAIDEAGLRARVGHGVVTIAKEADTAHDDAAESIRVAKEYDGAADGRVRTAFMPHSLTTVATEFLDEYVPQAREAGVPVHIHANETADEVSPIVEEHGMRPLEYAREHGLLEPEDFLAHGVHTDATEHELLAETGAAVVHCPASNMKLASGMAPVQEMLDAGVTVGLGTDGAASNNDLSMFDEMRDAAMLGKLAADDASAVPAEAVVRMATEGSAAAAGLPGGRVEPGAAADLIVLDLDAAHLTPAHDLVSHLVYAVAGSDVRHTMCDGEVLMRDREVLTLDEERVKADAQEHATALVDRA is encoded by the coding sequence ATGGAACGCGTCATCAGCGGCGGGCGAGTGCTCCTGCCCGACCTGACGATTCGAGAGACGGACGTGCTGGTCGACACAGAGCGCGGCGAGATAGTCGAGCTGGGCGACGACCTCGCCGGCGACGACGAACTCGACGCATCCGGCGGCCTCGTCATGCCCGGGCTGGTGAACGCCCACACCCACGTCGCGATGACCCTGCTCCGGGGGTACGCCGACGACAAGAAGCTCGACGCCTGGCTCCAGGAGGACATCTGGCCGGCCGAGGCCGCGCTGACCCCCGAGGACGTACGCGTCGGCACCGAACTCGGTATGCTGGAGATGATCAAGACGGGGACCACGGCGTTCGCGGACATGTACTTCCAGGTCCCGGAGATCGTCGACGCCATCGACGAGGCCGGCCTGCGCGCTCGCGTCGGCCACGGCGTCGTCACGATCGCGAAGGAGGCCGACACCGCCCACGACGACGCGGCCGAGAGCATCCGAGTGGCGAAAGAGTACGACGGCGCGGCCGACGGCCGGGTCCGGACCGCGTTCATGCCGCACTCGCTGACGACGGTCGCGACCGAGTTCCTCGACGAGTACGTCCCGCAGGCTCGCGAGGCGGGCGTCCCGGTCCACATCCACGCCAACGAGACCGCCGACGAGGTCTCGCCCATCGTCGAGGAGCACGGGATGCGTCCCCTCGAGTACGCTCGCGAACACGGCCTGCTCGAACCCGAGGACTTCCTCGCCCACGGCGTCCACACCGACGCGACCGAGCACGAACTGCTCGCCGAGACCGGTGCCGCGGTCGTCCACTGCCCGGCCTCGAACATGAAACTCGCCTCCGGGATGGCCCCCGTCCAGGAGATGCTCGACGCGGGCGTCACCGTCGGCCTTGGTACCGACGGCGCGGCCTCGAACAACGACCTCTCGATGTTCGACGAGATGCGCGACGCGGCCATGCTCGGCAAGCTCGCGGCCGACGACGCCAGCGCGGTCCCTGCCGAAGCCGTCGTCCGGATGGCGACCGAAGGCAGCGCCGCCGCAGCGGGTCTTCCGGGTGGGCGCGTCGAACCCGGCGCGGCCGCCGACCTCATCGTGCTCGACCTCGACGCTGCGCACCTGACCCCCGCCCACGACCTCGTGAGCCACCTTGTCTACGCCGTCGCGGGCTCGGACGTCCGCCACACCATGTGCGACGGCGAGGTCCTCATGCGCGACCGCGAGGTGCTGACGCTGGACGAGGAGCGGGTGAAAGCCGACGCGCAGGAGCACGCGACCGCGCTGGTCGACCGCGCCTGA
- a CDS encoding stage II sporulation protein M has translation MSAASDPADTATASEREVVDPPADSPPARDDPPSWTLAALRLAWREHRPYVGFSVALFVFGIVVGIGIYSAGIDLFAAMGLESFADLLPEDPTATFVFLNNTRVFFIFIFGALTGGLLTLVGLLFNGLLVGYVASLAAAQAGIGFVLLALTPHGVLELPALFVASAVGFRVIGVVVSYVLDRRETLWTRAEVERTLLLVLVAWVALGVAAVVEMHVTTWVLEQVFGTSPV, from the coding sequence ATGTCCGCCGCCAGCGACCCCGCCGATACCGCCACTGCCAGCGAGCGCGAGGTGGTCGACCCGCCCGCCGACTCGCCGCCCGCCCGTGACGACCCGCCGTCGTGGACTCTGGCTGCACTTCGGCTCGCGTGGCGCGAGCACCGGCCCTACGTCGGCTTCTCGGTCGCGCTGTTCGTGTTCGGTATCGTCGTCGGAATCGGCATCTACAGCGCCGGAATCGACCTGTTCGCCGCGATGGGGCTGGAGTCGTTCGCCGACCTCCTCCCCGAGGACCCGACCGCGACGTTCGTCTTCCTGAACAACACGCGGGTGTTCTTCATCTTCATCTTCGGAGCGCTCACCGGTGGCCTGCTCACCCTGGTCGGCCTGCTGTTCAACGGGCTCCTCGTGGGGTACGTCGCCTCCCTCGCGGCGGCCCAGGCCGGCATCGGCTTCGTCCTGCTCGCGCTCACTCCCCACGGCGTGCTCGAACTCCCGGCCCTGTTCGTCGCCAGCGCGGTCGGTTTCCGGGTCATCGGCGTCGTCGTGAGCTACGTCCTCGACCGGCGCGAGACCCTCTGGACCCGCGCCGAGGTGGAACGGACCCTGTTGCTCGTGCTGGTCGCGTGGGTCGCGCTGGGGGTCGCCGCCGTCGTCGAGATGCACGTGACGACGTGGGTGCTGGAGCAGGTGTTCGGGACCTCGCCGGTGTGA
- the hisG gene encoding ATP phosphoribosyltransferase, with protein MRIAVPNKGRLHDPTIDLLERAGLHVVDGADRKLYADTVDPDVSLLFARAADIPEYVADGAADLGITGLDQVSEAGVDIEDLLDLGFGQCRLVLAAPEDDDTIETPYDLEGRTVATEFPRITRNYFEERDIPVDIAEVTGATELTPHVDMADAIVDITSTGTTLRMNRLGIIDEVLKSSVRLFARPDVVGEEKVDQIRMALNSVLTADGKRYLMMNAPEDKLDRIREVIPGMGGPTVMDIAGTDKVAVHAVVDERDIFETINRVKQEGASDVLVTEIERLVE; from the coding sequence ATGCGAATCGCGGTGCCTAACAAGGGCCGGCTGCACGACCCGACCATCGACCTGCTGGAACGTGCGGGCCTCCACGTCGTCGACGGGGCGGACAGGAAGTTGTACGCCGACACCGTCGACCCGGACGTGTCGTTGCTGTTCGCCCGCGCCGCCGACATCCCGGAGTACGTCGCCGACGGGGCGGCAGACCTGGGAATCACGGGACTGGACCAGGTCTCCGAGGCTGGCGTCGATATCGAGGACCTGCTCGACCTCGGCTTCGGGCAGTGTCGCCTCGTGCTGGCCGCACCCGAGGACGACGACACCATCGAGACCCCCTACGACCTCGAAGGCCGGACCGTCGCGACCGAGTTCCCCCGCATCACTCGAAACTACTTCGAGGAGCGCGACATCCCGGTCGACATCGCCGAGGTGACCGGCGCGACCGAACTCACGCCCCACGTCGACATGGCCGACGCCATCGTCGACATCACCAGCACGGGCACGACCCTGCGGATGAACCGGCTGGGCATTATCGACGAGGTGCTCAAATCGTCGGTCCGGCTGTTCGCCCGCCCGGACGTCGTGGGTGAGGAGAAGGTCGACCAGATTCGGATGGCCCTGAACTCGGTCCTGACGGCCGACGGGAAGCGCTACCTGATGATGAACGCGCCCGAGGACAAGCTCGACCGCATCCGCGAGGTCATCCCGGGGATGGGCGGTCCCACGGTCATGGACATTGCGGGCACCGACAAGGTGGCGGTCCACGCCGTCGTCGACGAACGCGACATCTTCGAGACCATCAACCGGGTCAAACAGGAGGGTGCGAGCGACGTGCTCGTCACCGAGATAGAGCGCCTGGTCGAGTAA
- a CDS encoding TATA-box-binding protein, whose product MTDPKETINIENVVASTGIGQELDLQSVAMDLEGADYDPEQFPGLVYRTQDPKSAALIFRSGKIVCTGAKSTDDVHESLRIVFDKLRDLNIQVNDDPEIVVQNIVTSADLGRNLNLNAIAIGLGLENIEYEPEQFPGLVYRLDEPKVVALLFGSGKLVITGGKKPVDAEHAVDKIVSRLEDLGLLE is encoded by the coding sequence ATGACCGACCCCAAGGAGACCATCAATATCGAAAACGTGGTCGCGTCGACCGGCATCGGCCAGGAGCTCGACCTCCAGAGCGTCGCCATGGACCTCGAAGGTGCGGACTACGACCCCGAGCAGTTCCCCGGCCTCGTCTACCGCACGCAGGACCCGAAATCCGCCGCGCTCATCTTCCGCTCCGGGAAGATCGTCTGCACAGGTGCCAAGAGCACCGACGACGTCCACGAGAGCCTCCGCATCGTCTTCGACAAGCTCCGCGACCTGAACATCCAGGTGAACGACGACCCGGAGATCGTCGTCCAGAACATCGTCACGAGCGCGGACCTCGGGCGGAACCTCAACCTGAACGCCATCGCCATCGGTCTCGGCCTCGAGAACATCGAGTACGAGCCCGAGCAGTTCCCCGGCCTCGTCTACCGTCTCGACGAGCCGAAGGTCGTCGCACTCCTGTTCGGCTCCGGGAAGCTCGTCATCACCGGCGGCAAGAAGCCCGTCGACGCCGAGCACGCGGTCGACAAGATCGTCTCGCGCCTCGAAGACCTCGGTCTGCTGGAATAG
- a CDS encoding methyltransferase domain-containing protein, giving the protein MYLLELGGEDDAFAAREAANAATGIERIAVGLATAGSVAPERVRGLAYTHRASDLVGRTDADIDSAVALLTAAGIDREGTVAVRARDVRGETGISTSDAERALGQVLVDRGFEVDLDDPDHELRAIFAPLDEDENEVSESGAGEAGVCALGWLAVESTRDFGDRMPTDKPFFQPGSMDPLLARAVVNIAGAAPGQRLLDPMCGTGGVLVEAGLVGADVVGTDAQEKMVQGATENLSHFLDSPEHAVDDPGDWDVCRGDATRLPLRDDAVDAVIFDAPYGRQSKIETHALDDLVAGALTEAHRVADRCVVVADRSWVTQARDAGWTVEETFERRVHRSLTRYVVVLS; this is encoded by the coding sequence GTGTATCTGCTGGAACTCGGCGGCGAGGACGACGCCTTCGCCGCCCGCGAGGCCGCGAACGCGGCGACGGGCATCGAGCGCATCGCTGTCGGGCTCGCGACGGCCGGAAGCGTCGCGCCCGAGCGGGTGCGTGGCCTCGCTTACACGCACCGGGCGAGTGACCTCGTCGGCCGGACCGACGCCGACATCGACAGTGCGGTCGCCCTGCTCACCGCGGCCGGTATCGACCGCGAGGGGACGGTCGCGGTGCGCGCCAGGGACGTGCGGGGCGAGACCGGTATCTCGACGAGCGACGCCGAGCGCGCGCTGGGGCAGGTCCTCGTCGACCGCGGCTTCGAGGTGGACCTCGACGACCCGGACCACGAACTGCGAGCGATATTCGCGCCGCTGGACGAGGACGAGAACGAGGTAAGCGAGTCCGGTGCCGGGGAGGCCGGGGTCTGCGCACTGGGCTGGCTCGCGGTCGAATCGACCCGGGACTTCGGTGACCGCATGCCCACCGACAAACCGTTCTTCCAGCCCGGCAGCATGGACCCGCTCCTGGCACGTGCCGTCGTCAACATCGCCGGGGCGGCCCCGGGCCAGCGCCTGCTCGACCCGATGTGTGGCACCGGCGGCGTCCTCGTCGAGGCCGGCCTCGTCGGCGCGGACGTTGTCGGAACCGACGCCCAGGAGAAGATGGTCCAGGGCGCGACCGAGAACCTCTCACACTTCCTCGATTCGCCAGAACACGCCGTGGACGACCCCGGCGACTGGGACGTCTGCCGGGGCGACGCGACCCGCCTTCCACTGCGCGACGACGCGGTCGATGCGGTCATCTTCGACGCACCGTACGGCCGACAGTCGAAGATAGAGACCCACGCCCTCGACGACCTCGTCGCGGGCGCACTCACGGAAGCCCACCGGGTGGCCGACCGGTGTGTCGTCGTCGCGGACCGCTCGTGGGTCACGCAGGCCCGCGACGCGGGCTGGACGGTCGAAGAGACCTTCGAACGCCGCGTGCACCGGTCGCTGACCCGGTACGTCGTCGTGCTGTCGTAG
- a CDS encoding acyl-CoA thioesterase — MPTLSETYILNRQRVQPNHANNYEAVHGGNLMKWMDEVGAMSAMRFAGKTCVTAAVDEFSFERPIPVGETALIESYVFEAGRTSVRVFLRAFRENPRSGEREQTTSACFTFVALGEDGKPTGVPELTVEGQEEEQRRERALENWTPE, encoded by the coding sequence ATGCCGACGCTCTCTGAGACGTACATCCTGAACCGCCAGCGCGTCCAGCCGAACCACGCGAACAACTACGAAGCCGTCCACGGCGGGAACCTGATGAAGTGGATGGACGAGGTGGGTGCGATGTCGGCCATGCGATTTGCGGGCAAGACCTGCGTCACCGCCGCGGTCGACGAGTTCTCCTTCGAACGACCGATTCCCGTCGGGGAGACGGCGCTCATCGAGTCCTACGTCTTCGAGGCGGGGCGGACCAGTGTGCGGGTGTTCCTCCGGGCCTTCCGGGAGAACCCGCGGTCGGGCGAGCGCGAGCAGACGACCAGCGCCTGCTTCACGTTCGTGGCGCTGGGCGAGGACGGAAAACCGACCGGTGTGCCGGAGCTGACGGTCGAAGGGCAGGAGGAAGAACAGCGACGGGAGCGGGCGCTGGAGAACTGGACGCCGGAGTGA